The Geomonas ferrireducens genome includes a window with the following:
- a CDS encoding PaaI family thioesterase, whose product MKESCCPDHASVLNLPKVQGRWPGSCFVCSEGHPHGLGLRFHHTTDGVACVTSIPATYCGFDGMVHGGIISALLDEAAAYALFARHGKLGVTRDITVRFLKPVPTGTDIRVVGEIVSFDPPQAEVAMAIYDAEGQRLAEGRTNWSFPRLSRIAALAGVEEGVLQDFLDDCRKM is encoded by the coding sequence ATGAAAGAATCCTGCTGTCCGGACCATGCATCCGTTCTTAACCTGCCCAAGGTGCAGGGGCGCTGGCCCGGCTCCTGTTTCGTTTGTTCCGAAGGACATCCTCACGGCCTCGGCCTGCGCTTCCATCACACCACCGACGGCGTCGCCTGCGTAACGAGCATCCCCGCCACCTATTGCGGCTTTGACGGGATGGTCCACGGCGGCATCATATCCGCCCTCCTGGACGAGGCCGCCGCCTACGCGCTCTTCGCGCGCCACGGAAAGCTCGGCGTCACCCGCGACATCACGGTCCGTTTCCTGAAGCCGGTGCCGACCGGCACCGATATCCGGGTCGTTGGCGAGATCGTCAGCTTCGATCCTCCCCAGGCGGAGGTCGCCATGGCGATCTACGACGCCGAAGGGCAGCGCCTGGCAGAGGGACGCACCAACTGGTCCTTCCCGCGCCTTTCCCGCATCGCCGCCTTGGCCGGCGTCGAGGAGGGTGTGCTCCAGGACTTCCTCGACGACTGCCGCAAGATGTAA
- the cdaA gene encoding diadenylate cyclase CdaA, translated as MNSFLQNIGILRDLLDLSLAILIVSRLARLLKGVLALRILAILSALVALHLLARFFSLQTVRLIIDLILASSVVGLAVIFQTDIRRAFATLTRSRTEKDVEMSDVIDELVFAVAGLAQKKIGALIVIERAISVDSYLAVGTDIDAKVTSELISSIFLPYSPIHDGAVIIQHGKLTKAGCFLPLTQNLEVNKALGTRHRAAIGLSELVDALVVVVSEETGTASVVVGGKKTDVVDMPSLGKTLRRLVEPRWLK; from the coding sequence ATGAATTCATTCCTGCAAAACATAGGCATACTGCGGGACCTCCTGGACCTGTCGCTCGCGATACTGATCGTCTCCAGGCTGGCGCGACTCCTCAAGGGGGTGCTCGCGCTGCGCATCCTCGCCATCCTTTCGGCACTCGTGGCCCTTCATCTCCTGGCGCGCTTTTTCTCCCTGCAGACCGTCCGGCTCATCATCGACCTGATCCTGGCCTCTTCCGTTGTCGGCCTCGCGGTCATCTTCCAGACCGACATCCGCAGGGCCTTCGCAACGCTGACCAGAAGCCGCACCGAAAAGGACGTCGAGATGTCCGACGTCATCGACGAGCTCGTCTTCGCCGTGGCCGGGCTTGCGCAGAAAAAGATCGGGGCGCTCATCGTCATCGAGCGCGCCATCTCGGTGGACAGCTACCTTGCCGTCGGAACCGATATCGACGCCAAGGTGACCAGCGAGCTGATCTCCTCGATCTTCCTGCCGTATTCGCCTATTCACGACGGTGCCGTGATCATCCAGCACGGCAAGCTGACCAAGGCGGGGTGCTTCCTGCCGCTCACCCAGAACCTTGAGGTGAACAAAGCCCTTGGGACCAGGCACCGCGCCGCCATCGGCCTCTCCGAGTTGGTCGACGCCCTTGTCGTCGTGGTATCCGAGGAGACCGGGACCGCCTCGGTGGTGGTGGGGGGAAAGAAGACCGACGTGGTAGACATGCCGTCCCTGGGCAAGACGCTTAGAAGGCTCGTCGAGCCGAGGTGGCTCAAATGA
- a CDS encoding YbbR-like domain-containing protein produces the protein MTTMHARGHEWLKGVKALSVLLAVLIWLSVIVERPGEMVLTVPVGLDRMPPGLQLDGVAPAEAEVVVSGPRILLFLLPFHQTRLRIDLTGANAGQQQISLKDGLFDLDPEIKVVHVAPATVTIALTSREQK, from the coding sequence ATGACGACCATGCACGCAAGAGGGCATGAATGGCTGAAAGGGGTCAAGGCGCTTTCCGTGCTGCTGGCCGTCCTGATCTGGCTCAGCGTGATCGTCGAGCGACCCGGGGAGATGGTGCTCACCGTTCCCGTCGGCCTTGATCGCATGCCGCCGGGGCTGCAGCTTGACGGGGTGGCGCCAGCCGAGGCGGAGGTCGTTGTCTCCGGGCCGCGGATTCTATTGTTCCTGCTGCCATTTCACCAGACCCGTCTCAGGATCGATCTGACCGGCGCCAATGCGGGGCAGCAGCAGATCTCGCTGAAGGATGGCCTTTTCGATCTTGATCCGGAGATCAAAGTGGTTCACGTCGCCCCCGCGACGGTAACCATCGCGCTTACCAGCAGGGAACAGAAGTAG
- a CDS encoding SRPBCC family protein has translation MKPVTLETPLQTSFDRVAPLLTDFSLYSQWNPVFPRVTPLGDDGRHDLVVHLPGMEIFHVTASLVTAEPGHVSWKSRLFFSGLLAWTFSCRIAVEAPDRLLFQQRSEFTGLLAPLFCLALNRPAASGLDELSRAVRRWGEKGNVRCLKC, from the coding sequence ATGAAACCCGTAACTTTGGAAACCCCGCTGCAAACCTCGTTCGACAGGGTCGCCCCGCTTCTAACCGATTTCTCGCTCTACTCGCAATGGAACCCGGTTTTCCCCAGGGTGACCCCGCTCGGTGACGATGGGCGCCACGACCTCGTCGTGCATCTGCCCGGGATGGAAATCTTCCACGTAACCGCTTCCCTCGTCACTGCCGAGCCCGGGCACGTTTCCTGGAAAAGCAGACTCTTCTTTTCCGGCCTGCTTGCCTGGACTTTCTCCTGCCGCATCGCGGTTGAGGCGCCTGACCGGCTTCTCTTCCAGCAGCGCTCCGAATTCACCGGCCTGCTAGCCCCCCTGTTTTGCCTTGCCCTGAACCGTCCCGCCGCCTCGGGGCTGGACGAGTTGTCCCGCGCCGTGCGCCGCTGGGGCGAAAAGGGGAACGTGCGCTGCCTTAAATGTTGA
- the glmM gene encoding phosphoglucosamine mutase, which translates to MKKLFGTDGVRGVANVYPMTAEMAMQIGRAAAYIFKNGKKRHRIVIGKDTRLSGYMLESALMAGICSMGVDVLLVGPLPTPGIANITSSMRADAGVVISASHNPFEDNGIKFFSSDGFKLPDETELMIEDLIFSKRIDSLRPTAKEVGKAYRIDDAQGRFVVFLKSTFPKDLDLSGLKIVLDCANGAAYKVAPAVFEELGAEVITIGVKPNGTNINADCGSLHPEVMSEAVKQHGADLGIALDGDADRVIFVDEYGNVVDGDKIMAVCGTEMIRQGTLKQNTLVATVMSNMGLDIAMKRAGGEVIKTAVGDRYVVEEMLKGGYNLGGEQSGHMIFLDHNTTGDGILSALQVLAIMQRRQKRLSELALVMHSLPQVLVNVRLSQKTDVMQVPEIANLVNDVEGRLKGEGRVLIRWSGTEPLLRIMLEGDDETKIRNWANEIAETAASALGGENRG; encoded by the coding sequence ATGAAGAAACTTTTCGGTACCGACGGGGTCCGCGGTGTGGCCAACGTCTACCCGATGACGGCGGAGATGGCGATGCAGATCGGCCGCGCCGCCGCCTACATATTCAAAAACGGCAAGAAACGCCACCGCATCGTCATCGGCAAGGACACCCGTCTTTCCGGCTACATGCTCGAAAGCGCGCTCATGGCAGGCATCTGCTCCATGGGCGTCGACGTTCTCTTGGTCGGCCCGCTACCGACGCCGGGCATCGCCAACATCACCTCCTCGATGCGTGCCGATGCGGGTGTCGTGATCTCCGCCTCGCACAACCCGTTCGAGGACAACGGCATCAAGTTCTTCTCGAGCGACGGTTTCAAGCTGCCGGACGAGACCGAGCTGATGATCGAGGACCTGATCTTCTCGAAACGCATCGACTCCCTGCGCCCGACCGCCAAAGAGGTCGGCAAGGCGTACCGCATCGACGACGCGCAGGGGCGCTTCGTCGTCTTCCTGAAGAGCACCTTCCCGAAGGATCTCGACCTCTCCGGGCTGAAGATCGTTCTCGACTGCGCCAACGGTGCCGCGTACAAGGTCGCCCCGGCGGTATTCGAGGAGCTTGGCGCCGAGGTGATAACGATTGGCGTGAAGCCCAACGGCACCAACATCAACGCTGACTGCGGCTCGCTGCACCCCGAGGTGATGAGCGAGGCGGTGAAGCAGCATGGCGCAGACCTCGGCATCGCGCTCGACGGCGACGCGGACCGCGTCATCTTCGTCGACGAGTACGGCAACGTGGTGGACGGCGACAAGATCATGGCCGTCTGCGGGACTGAGATGATCCGTCAGGGGACTCTGAAGCAGAACACCCTGGTCGCAACCGTGATGAGCAACATGGGGCTCGATATCGCCATGAAGCGCGCCGGCGGTGAGGTGATCAAGACCGCAGTCGGTGACCGCTATGTCGTGGAGGAGATGCTGAAAGGTGGCTACAACCTGGGCGGCGAGCAGTCCGGCCACATGATCTTCCTCGACCACAACACGACCGGCGACGGCATCCTCTCGGCACTGCAGGTGCTCGCCATCATGCAGCGCCGCCAAAAGCGCCTCTCCGAGCTCGCCCTCGTCATGCACTCCCTGCCCCAGGTGCTCGTGAACGTGCGCCTTTCGCAGAAGACGGACGTGATGCAGGTCCCCGAGATCGCGAACCTCGTGAACGACGTAGAGGGTAGGCTGAAAGGGGAGGGTAGGGTGCTGATCCGGTGGTCCGGCACCGAGCCCCTTTTGCGCATCATGCTCGAAGGGGACGACGAGACGAAAATTCGCAACTGGGCCAACGAGATAGCCGAAACCGCGGCGTCGGCCCTGGGAGGAGAGAACCGTGGCTAA
- a CDS encoding peptidylprolyl isomerase gives MARAKARHILVETEAECLALKEKIEAGADFAEVARAHSLCPSGNQGGLLGEFGPGQMVEEFDKVVFSGEVGKVLGPVRTQFGYHLIEITSRTA, from the coding sequence ATGGCAAGAGCAAAAGCGCGTCACATACTGGTGGAAACCGAGGCCGAGTGTCTCGCACTCAAGGAAAAGATCGAAGCGGGTGCCGACTTTGCCGAGGTCGCAAGGGCGCACTCCCTTTGCCCGTCCGGCAACCAGGGGGGACTTCTCGGAGAGTTCGGGCCCGGCCAGATGGTCGAGGAGTTCGACAAGGTGGTCTTCAGCGGCGAAGTGGGGAAGGTGCTCGGCCCGGTGCGCACGCAGTTTGGCTACCACCTGATCGAGATCACCAGCCGCACTGCGTAA
- a CDS encoding pyridoxine 5'-phosphate synthase, translating to MAKLGVNVDHVATLRQARGGSEPDPVAAAAIAELAGADGITIHLREDRRHIQDRDLKIMRQTVQTKLNLEMAATDEMIAIALAVKPECCTLVPEKRAELTTEGGLDVRIHQEALKVAIEKLQAGGIIVSLFIDPDPDQIKVANKIGADYIEIHTGSFADAPTWKEEEQELIKIENAVKLARKLDLGVNAGHGLNYTNVKKVAAIGGIEEFNIGHSIMSRAILVGLDRAVRDMSELVRYS from the coding sequence GTGGCTAAACTGGGCGTCAACGTCGATCATGTAGCGACTCTGAGGCAGGCAAGGGGCGGGAGTGAGCCCGATCCGGTCGCGGCCGCGGCCATTGCCGAACTGGCGGGCGCCGACGGCATCACCATCCACCTGCGCGAGGACAGACGGCACATCCAGGATCGTGATCTAAAGATCATGCGCCAGACCGTGCAGACCAAGCTGAACCTGGAAATGGCGGCAACCGACGAGATGATCGCCATCGCCCTCGCGGTGAAGCCGGAGTGCTGCACCCTGGTCCCCGAGAAGCGGGCTGAGCTTACCACCGAAGGGGGGCTCGACGTCCGGATCCACCAGGAAGCGTTGAAGGTCGCCATAGAGAAGCTGCAGGCGGGAGGCATCATCGTGAGCCTCTTCATCGATCCCGATCCCGACCAGATCAAGGTCGCCAACAAGATCGGCGCCGATTACATCGAGATCCACACCGGTTCCTTCGCCGATGCGCCCACCTGGAAAGAAGAGGAGCAGGAGCTGATCAAGATCGAGAACGCGGTGAAGCTCGCGCGTAAGCTCGACCTCGGCGTCAACGCCGGACACGGCCTAAACTACACCAACGTGAAGAAGGTAGCCGCGATCGGCGGCATCGAGGAATTCAACATCGGCCACTCCATCATGTCGCGCGCCATCCTGGTCGGTCTCGACCGCGCCGTGCGTGATATGTCCGAACTGGTCCGCTACTCATAA